From one Sus scrofa isolate TJ Tabasco breed Duroc chromosome 9, Sscrofa11.1, whole genome shotgun sequence genomic stretch:
- the CHEK1 gene encoding serine/threonine-protein kinase Chk1 translates to MAVPFVEDWDLVQTLGEGAYGEVQLAVNRRTEEAVAVKIVDMKRAIDCPENIKKEICINKMLNHENVVKFYGHRREGNIQYLFLEYCSGGELFDRIEPDIGMPEQDAQRFFHQLMAGVVYLHGIGITHRDIKPENLLLDERDNLKISDFGLATVFRHNNRERLLNKMCGTLPYVAPELLKRKEFHAEPVDVWSCGIVLTAMLAGELPWDQPSDSCQEYCDWKEKKTYLNPWKKIDSAPLALLHKILVENPSVRITIPDIKKDRWYNKPLKKGAKRPRVTSGGVSESPSGFSKHIQSNLDFSPVNSASSEENVKYSSSQPEPRTGLSLWDTSPSYIDKLVQGISFSQPTCPDHMLLNSQLLGTPGSSQNPWQRLVKRMTRFFTKLDADKSYQCLKETCEKLGYQWKKSCMNQVTVSTTDRRNNKLIFKVNLVEMDEKILVDFRLSKGDGLEFKRHFLKIKGKLSDVVSSQKVSLPAT, encoded by the exons ATGGCAGTGCCCTTTGTGGAAGACTGGGACTTGGTGCAAACCCTGGGAGAAGGTGCCTATGGAGA agttcaACTTGCTGTGAATAGAAGAACTGAGGAAGCAGTTGCAGTGAAGATTGTAGACATGAAGCGTGCCATAGACTGtccagaaaatattaaaaaagagatctgtatcaataaaatgttaaatcatGAGAATGTAGTGAAATTCTATGGGCACAGAAGAGAAGGCAATATCCAGTATTTATTTCTGGAGTACTGTAGTGGGGGAGAACTTTTTGATAGAATAG AGCCAGACATAGGCATGCCTGAACAAGATGCTCAGAGGTTCTTCCATCAACTCATGGCAGGGGTG GTTTATCTGCATGGTATTGGAATAACTCACAGGGATATTAAGCCAGAAAATCTCCTATTGGATGAAAGGG aTAACCTCAAAATCTCTGACTTCGGCTTGGCAACCGTTTTTCGGCACAATAATCGTGAGCGTTTATTGAACAAGATGTGTGGTACTTTACCATATGTTGCTCCAGAGCTTctgaagagaaaagaatttcATGCAGAACCAGTTGATGTTTGGTCCTGTGGAATAGTACTTACTGCAATGTTGGCTGGAG aattgCCGTGGGACCAGCCTAGTGATAGTTGTCAGGAATATTgtgattggaaagaaaaaaaaacatacctcAACCCTTGGAAAAAAATCGATTCTGCTCCTCTAG cccTGCTGCATAAAATCCTAGTTGAGAATCCATCAGTAAGGATTACCATCCCAGACATCAAAAAAGATAGATGGTACAACAAACCACTTAAGAAAG gggCAAAGAGGCCCCGAGTCACTTCAGGTGGTGTATCAGAGTCTCCTAGTGGATTCTCTAAGCATATTCAATCCAATTTGGACTTCTCTCCAGTCAATAGTGCTTCTAG TGAAGAAAATGTGAAGTACTCCAGTTCTCAGCCAGAACCACGGACAGGTCTTTCGTTATGGGACACTAGCCCTTCATACATTGATAAACTGGTACAAGGGATCAGTTTTTCCCAGCCCACATGCCCTGATCATATGCTCCTGAATAGTCAGTTACTCGGCACCCCAGGATCCTCACAG AACCCCTGGCAGCGCCTGGTCAAAAGAATGACACGATTTTTTACCAAACTGGATGCAGACAAATCTTATCAGTGCCTAAAAGAGACCTGTGAGAAATTGGGCTATCAATGGAAGAAAAGTTGTATGAATCAG GTTACTGTATCAACAACTGATAGAAGAAACAATAAACTGATTTTCAAAGTGAATTTGGTAGAAATGGATGAGAAGATTTTGGTTGACTTCCGGCTTTCTAAG GGTGATGGATTGGAATTCAAGAGACACTTCCTGAAGATTAAAGGGAAGCTAAGTGATGTTGTAAGCAGCCAGAAGGTTTCGCTTCCGGCCACATGA